One stretch of Actinopolymorpha sp. NPDC004070 DNA includes these proteins:
- a CDS encoding extracellular solute-binding protein: MPEPPAPTRRALLRAAALTPLAGAATGCGASTVLGERPTVRVAVSWSAGELAAFRSVLAGLDHLPGFGPMTYDVTPVPFGDDIGTAPAARGAGRLDLVMLPLPGELRRHLDTLAPIPTDLWPDASAGTSGAADSSRSAGRAARYAPVWRSLLFAADHAGTLRPYGLPFKMSNKSAVWYDRDLFRRLRLRPPGTWAQWLRLNRTLRSAGVHPLALGVADGWSLTDFFENVLVGTSPATYERLAGDPALRPALWGSAPVRACLRRLAELWGPAGTLTGGVTGSLVRQFPESVLEVFAYRRAAMVVVADYAEPYVRRFTAGDRASVGVFRFPHMSPDLPAPLVAGGDVMVLTRPAAPEAVDLLRRLANPLAPRPWIARTGGFIAADHDTPATSYSPQAAALAKELRTGRFHFDLSDQLGAVGSREGMWRALKDFLADVAPRKDGGAGRTVDEAIARFVARMRLAEERERAAGAGGTNASEGAEGTSRDIGVGTGGG; encoded by the coding sequence GTCGCGGTGAGCTGGAGCGCGGGTGAGCTGGCGGCGTTCCGCAGCGTGCTCGCCGGGCTGGACCACCTGCCCGGCTTCGGGCCGATGACCTACGACGTGACGCCGGTGCCGTTCGGGGACGACATCGGGACCGCGCCGGCGGCGCGCGGCGCGGGGCGGCTGGACCTCGTGATGCTGCCGCTGCCGGGTGAGCTGCGCCGCCACCTCGACACGCTGGCACCGATCCCCACCGACCTGTGGCCGGACGCCTCCGCCGGGACGTCCGGGGCTGCCGACTCCTCCCGGTCCGCCGGGCGGGCCGCTCGCTACGCGCCGGTGTGGCGTTCGCTGCTGTTCGCCGCCGACCACGCCGGCACGCTCCGGCCGTACGGCCTGCCGTTCAAGATGTCGAACAAGTCGGCGGTCTGGTACGACCGCGACCTGTTCCGCCGCCTCCGCCTGCGACCGCCGGGCACCTGGGCCCAGTGGCTGCGGCTCAACCGGACGCTGCGGTCCGCCGGCGTGCACCCCCTGGCCCTGGGCGTGGCCGACGGGTGGTCGCTCACCGACTTCTTCGAGAACGTCCTGGTGGGCACCTCGCCGGCGACGTACGAACGCCTGGCCGGCGATCCCGCGCTCCGGCCCGCCCTGTGGGGCAGCGCCCCCGTGCGCGCGTGCCTGCGCCGGCTGGCCGAGCTGTGGGGTCCGGCCGGGACGCTGACAGGCGGGGTGACCGGGTCGCTGGTCCGGCAGTTCCCCGAGTCGGTGCTGGAGGTGTTCGCCTACCGCCGGGCGGCGATGGTGGTCGTGGCCGACTACGCCGAGCCGTACGTACGCCGGTTCACCGCCGGTGACCGGGCGAGCGTCGGGGTGTTCCGCTTCCCGCACATGTCGCCCGACCTGCCCGCTCCGCTGGTCGCCGGTGGCGACGTGATGGTGCTCACCCGGCCGGCCGCCCCGGAGGCGGTGGACCTGCTCCGCCGGCTCGCGAACCCGCTCGCCCCGCGTCCGTGGATCGCGCGGACGGGCGGCTTCATCGCCGCCGACCACGACACGCCCGCCACGTCCTACTCCCCGCAGGCCGCCGCGCTCGCGAAGGAGCTGCGCACCGGCAGGTTTCACTTCGATCTGTCCGACCAGCTCGGCGCGGTGGGGTCCCGGGAAGGCATGTGGCGGGCACTGAAGGACTTCCTCGCCGACGTGGCACCCAGGAAGGACGGTGGCGCGGGCCGGACCGTGGACGAGGCGATCGCGCGGTTCGTCGCCCGGATGCGGCTGGCCGAGGAGCGGGAACGAGCGGCCGGCGCGGGCGGCACCAACGCCTCCGAGGGCGCCGAGGGCACCTCCCGCGACATCGGCGTCGGAACCGGCGGCGGCTGA
- the htpX gene encoding zinc metalloprotease HtpX produces MARTRFQPDRGLTSRMVLVMFLLGLLYVAAVGGLIAAGLSWAWVIIIAGGFLLAQWFFSDKIALAAMGAREVTPDEAPELHAVIDRLCALADMPKPRVAVADTDMPNAFATGRSPKKAVVCVTTGLMRRLTRTELEGVLAHELSHVAHRDVAVMTIASFLGVLAGLVARFGMYSGMGRGSRDNNAAMVFAVVWLASIAVYVISFLLTRALSRYREFAADRAGAYLTGNPSELASALTKISGDIARIPTRDLRRSQPAQAFFFAPAAVGKSLGNLLSTHPSTEQRLARLAQVSAELGKPML; encoded by the coding sequence ATGGCTCGCACACGATTCCAACCCGACCGGGGCCTCACCTCGCGGATGGTCCTGGTCATGTTCCTGCTCGGCCTGCTGTACGTCGCGGCCGTCGGCGGACTCATCGCCGCCGGGCTCAGCTGGGCCTGGGTGATCATCATCGCCGGCGGGTTCCTGCTGGCGCAGTGGTTCTTCTCCGACAAGATCGCGCTGGCAGCGATGGGCGCCCGCGAGGTCACGCCCGACGAGGCGCCGGAGCTGCACGCGGTGATCGACCGGCTGTGCGCCCTCGCCGACATGCCCAAGCCGCGGGTGGCGGTCGCCGACACCGACATGCCGAACGCCTTCGCCACCGGGCGCAGCCCGAAAAAGGCCGTGGTGTGCGTCACCACCGGCCTCATGCGCCGGCTGACCCGGACCGAGTTGGAAGGCGTGCTCGCCCACGAGCTGTCCCACGTCGCCCACCGCGACGTCGCGGTGATGACCATCGCGTCGTTCCTCGGTGTGCTCGCCGGCCTGGTCGCGCGGTTCGGGATGTACTCCGGCATGGGCCGCGGCAGCCGGGACAACAACGCCGCGATGGTGTTCGCCGTGGTCTGGCTGGCCAGCATCGCGGTCTACGTGATCAGCTTCCTGCTCACCCGGGCGCTGTCCCGCTACCGCGAGTTCGCCGCCGACCGGGCCGGTGCCTACCTCACCGGCAACCCCTCCGAGCTGGCGTCCGCGCTCACCAAGATCTCCGGTGACATCGCCCGGATCCCGACCCGGGACCTGCGCAGGTCCCAGCCGGCCCAGGCGTTCTTCTTCGCCCCCGCGGCGGTCGGCAAGTCGCTGGGCAACCTGCTGTCCACCCACCCATCGACCGAGCAGCGCCTGGCCCGGCTGGCGCAGGTCAGCGCCGAGCTCGGCAAGCCGATGCTGTAA
- a CDS encoding sugar ABC transporter permease: MVIRSHRGLRLEVTSRPMSGPLVPGGRGFAGLYAALLVAAGALLVALLVVPTVLTAGSALGSPRWLHLGHLARVFTDQDSRRAFLNTIGWLVVALVLVLVGFWIALLSRRLGRWSVVFVNVLMLPFGLSALASGAAFRIIFDPAPERGTATALLTYLFGGSPVWLGPWWVWWVLVSAFAWTWLGFVVSLFRAGLEAIPPELIRRARLQGPTGWLDGVWRLQWRMLRPVTAVVVLTLLVAAARIFDLVLIVVPVPMQDEVDVVSVRWWRLTTSATEQGEPAAIALVLLAVVAAAALAARKGMRIPHGVPQPPPPWWRRQLLAGWRRRVPWLSGTVGIAVGLLWAFPLFVLVATAVREPGDAGLLGWWQPASHLLSLASLAEVWNAGLPGALLGTLGVATGSALLVVSIAVVPAHALAAGVVRGRALTVVLAVLSVLAVLPVQMYVGPLRQAFTAVGLSGSRLPLVMMHAAAGLPFAILLLRAALSAGNEGRYADALGGLTGYRTGATRVWRTTGPALVAVAVVEFVLVWDDFIVSFLVSGPGASPLTLVLWGEARQFATSTGPVAAAAVVSAAVPSILLLLTWRRWVVPGLTGGVLR; this comes from the coding sequence ATGGTGATCCGAAGCCACCGCGGCCTGCGACTGGAGGTCACCAGCCGCCCGATGTCCGGCCCGCTCGTTCCGGGCGGCCGCGGGTTCGCCGGGTTGTACGCGGCCCTGCTCGTGGCCGCCGGCGCCCTCCTGGTCGCGCTGCTGGTGGTCCCGACGGTCCTCACCGCCGGCTCCGCGCTCGGGTCGCCGCGCTGGCTGCACCTCGGGCACCTCGCCCGGGTGTTCACCGACCAGGACTCCCGGCGGGCGTTCCTCAACACCATCGGCTGGCTGGTGGTGGCGCTGGTCCTGGTGCTGGTCGGCTTCTGGATCGCGCTGCTCAGCCGGCGGCTGGGCCGCTGGTCGGTGGTCTTCGTCAACGTGCTGATGTTGCCGTTCGGCCTGTCCGCGCTGGCCTCGGGTGCGGCGTTCCGGATCATCTTCGACCCCGCACCCGAACGCGGCACCGCCACCGCCCTGCTGACGTACCTCTTCGGCGGCAGTCCGGTCTGGCTCGGCCCGTGGTGGGTCTGGTGGGTGCTGGTGTCGGCGTTCGCCTGGACCTGGCTCGGCTTCGTGGTCTCGTTGTTCCGGGCCGGGCTGGAGGCGATCCCTCCCGAGCTCATCCGCCGGGCCCGGCTGCAGGGACCGACCGGCTGGCTGGACGGCGTGTGGCGGCTGCAGTGGCGGATGCTCCGCCCGGTCACCGCGGTGGTCGTCCTCACCCTCCTCGTCGCCGCCGCCCGGATCTTCGACCTGGTGCTGATCGTGGTGCCGGTGCCGATGCAGGACGAGGTGGACGTGGTGTCGGTGCGCTGGTGGCGGCTCACCACGTCGGCCACCGAGCAGGGCGAACCCGCCGCGATCGCGCTGGTCCTGCTCGCGGTGGTGGCCGCTGCCGCGCTGGCCGCCCGCAAGGGGATGCGCATCCCGCACGGCGTGCCGCAGCCACCTCCGCCGTGGTGGCGGCGCCAGTTGCTGGCCGGCTGGCGACGCCGCGTTCCGTGGCTGAGCGGCACGGTCGGAATCGCGGTCGGCCTGCTGTGGGCGTTCCCGTTGTTCGTGCTCGTCGCGACTGCGGTTCGCGAACCGGGCGACGCCGGCCTGCTCGGCTGGTGGCAGCCGGCGAGCCACCTGCTCAGCCTCGCCTCGCTGGCCGAGGTGTGGAACGCCGGACTGCCCGGCGCGCTGCTCGGCACGCTCGGCGTGGCCACCGGCTCCGCGCTGCTCGTGGTCAGCATCGCGGTGGTGCCCGCGCACGCGCTGGCCGCCGGTGTCGTCCGCGGCCGAGCGCTCACCGTCGTCCTGGCCGTCCTCAGCGTCCTCGCGGTGCTGCCGGTGCAGATGTACGTCGGACCGCTGCGCCAGGCGTTCACCGCGGTCGGCCTGAGCGGGTCCCGGCTGCCGCTGGTCATGATGCACGCCGCGGCCGGACTGCCGTTCGCGATCCTGCTGCTGCGGGCGGCGCTGTCGGCGGGCAACGAGGGCCGCTACGCCGACGCGCTCGGCGGGCTGACCGGCTACCGCACCGGTGCGACCCGCGTCTGGCGTACCACCGGACCGGCGCTGGTGGCGGTGGCGGTGGTGGAGTTCGTGCTGGTGTGGGACGACTTCATCGTGAGCTTCCTGGTCAGCGGCCCGGGCGCCAGCCCGCTCACCCTGGTGCTGTGGGGCGAGGCTCGGCAGTTCGCCACCTCGACCGGTCCGGTCGCCGCGGCGGCGGTCGTCTCCGCCGCCGTGCCGTCGATCCTGCTGCTGCTGACCTGGCGGCGCTGGGTGGTGCCCGGCCTCACCGGCGGGGTGTTGCGATGA
- a CDS encoding glycerate kinase encodes MAPVRVLIAPDKFAGTLTAVEAAQAMAAGWLDQAPDDEVMTVPMSDGGPGFVDVLSAALGGELLAETVTGPLGEPTPATVLLDEGTAYIETSQACGLDLVPPALRDPERATTYGVGELVAAALEAGARRLVLGLGGSGTNDAGAGLLAALGATSEPAGALTSGGAALAQVTALDLAPARARLAGVEVLAASDVDNPLLGLRGATNVFGPQKGVTEERRIPLDAALEHFADLADRSLADAKGAGAAGGLGYALLLLGGTRVPGIETISAAVGLPDRARAADLVLTGEGSFDFQSASGKVVSGVAAVAGEAIRPCVVLAGQVLVGVREMRTMGVESGYSLVDLVGRERALGAPRDSLVELARRVARTWSR; translated from the coding sequence ATGGCGCCCGTGCGCGTGTTGATCGCTCCCGACAAGTTCGCCGGAACTCTCACTGCCGTCGAGGCCGCGCAGGCGATGGCCGCCGGTTGGCTCGACCAGGCGCCGGACGACGAGGTGATGACCGTACCGATGTCGGACGGCGGCCCGGGCTTCGTGGACGTCCTGTCCGCCGCACTGGGCGGTGAGCTGCTCGCGGAGACGGTCACCGGCCCACTCGGTGAGCCGACCCCGGCGACCGTCCTGCTGGACGAGGGCACCGCCTACATCGAGACGTCGCAGGCGTGCGGACTGGACCTGGTGCCGCCGGCGCTCCGGGACCCCGAGCGCGCCACGACCTACGGCGTGGGCGAGCTGGTCGCGGCCGCGCTGGAGGCGGGTGCTCGCCGGCTGGTGCTCGGCCTCGGCGGGAGCGGTACCAACGACGCGGGTGCGGGCCTGCTCGCCGCCCTCGGCGCGACCTCGGAGCCGGCCGGTGCCCTGACCTCCGGCGGAGCGGCCCTGGCTCAGGTGACGGCGCTCGACCTGGCGCCCGCCCGGGCGCGGCTCGCCGGCGTCGAGGTCCTCGCCGCCAGTGACGTCGACAACCCCCTGCTGGGGCTGCGGGGCGCGACCAACGTGTTCGGCCCGCAGAAGGGTGTCACGGAGGAACGCCGGATCCCGCTGGACGCGGCCCTGGAGCACTTCGCCGACCTGGCCGACCGGTCGCTGGCCGATGCCAAGGGCGCGGGCGCGGCCGGCGGGCTCGGCTACGCACTGTTGCTGCTCGGTGGCACCCGGGTGCCCGGCATCGAGACGATCTCGGCCGCGGTGGGGCTGCCGGACCGGGCGCGGGCGGCCGACCTCGTGCTCACCGGGGAGGGGTCGTTCGACTTCCAGTCCGCCAGCGGCAAGGTGGTCTCCGGCGTGGCGGCGGTGGCCGGTGAGGCGATCCGGCCGTGTGTCGTACTGGCCGGTCAGGTGCTGGTCGGAGTCCGGGAAATGCGGACGATGGGTGTCGAGTCCGGATACTCCCTGGTCGACCTGGTTGGCCGGGAGCGGGCGCTCGGCGCGCCGCGCGACAGCCTGGTCGAGCTGGCCCGGCGGGTGGCTCGAACCTGGTCCCGCTGA
- a CDS encoding SCO2322 family protein produces the protein MRLVTKAARRSAAAFLLTTLATVLAAGLLATTVGAGVAQASAYRYWGFFQWKDNTWKMASVGPGSVTPKDGAVDGWRFAVSGEKSPPRLPRAAADFGALCGDAKAQAGKKRVGVVLDYGLADEAPGGQQPAKPRGACAVVDSKATSAQVLAAVADVRDQKSMICGIDGFPSTGCGDPVKKEPAVASPEPTVALALPASHTDAKASGKKAGAGEPRQGAGDRAVDAGSGGLPVLPVVAVVVVLLGGGLLLLRRRRNADQGA, from the coding sequence ATGAGGCTCGTTACGAAGGCCGCCAGGCGCTCTGCCGCGGCCTTCCTGTTGACCACCCTGGCGACCGTGCTGGCCGCCGGCCTGCTCGCCACGACCGTCGGCGCGGGGGTCGCGCAGGCGTCCGCGTACCGCTACTGGGGGTTCTTCCAGTGGAAGGACAACACCTGGAAGATGGCCTCGGTCGGACCCGGCTCGGTCACCCCCAAGGACGGCGCCGTCGACGGCTGGCGGTTCGCGGTGTCCGGTGAGAAGTCGCCGCCCCGGCTGCCGCGGGCGGCCGCCGACTTCGGCGCGCTGTGCGGTGACGCCAAGGCGCAGGCCGGCAAGAAGCGGGTGGGGGTCGTCCTCGACTACGGCCTGGCCGACGAGGCGCCCGGCGGGCAACAGCCCGCGAAACCACGGGGCGCGTGCGCGGTCGTGGACTCCAAGGCGACCTCCGCGCAGGTCCTCGCCGCCGTCGCCGACGTCCGCGACCAGAAGAGCATGATCTGCGGGATCGACGGCTTCCCGTCCACCGGCTGCGGCGATCCGGTGAAGAAGGAGCCGGCGGTCGCCTCGCCGGAGCCCACCGTGGCGCTGGCCCTGCCCGCGAGTCACACCGACGCCAAGGCGTCCGGGAAGAAGGCCGGCGCCGGCGAACCCCGCCAAGGTGCCGGCGACCGCGCCGTCGACGCGGGCTCGGGCGGGCTGCCCGTCCTTCCCGTGGTGGCGGTCGTCGTCGTCCTGCTGGGCGGCGGGCTGCTGCTCCTGCGCCGACGGCGGAACGCAGACCAGGGCGCCTGA
- a CDS encoding GNAT family N-acetyltransferase, with product MLIRPMRDDDIGAARALTHEALQRSRAATRPAALPAPPSGPPTPDWSGRWERRAKHLLRHDADGCWVAEADGGSRGGSNVVGVAMSLRREKLWGLSAYFVHPQAQSAGVGAALLDAALGYSQGCLRGIIISTADPRAARRYRLAGFTLHPTIRIAGSVDRSALPVVDGVRTGGPGDQDLCDSVDRRVRGAAHGVDHEFLCAEYGLLVSDTLTGSGYCFVDPSGSPVMLAATSRKIAQRLLWGALAVSPQGADVHIDYLTADQEWAVDVALAAGLSLRTEGYLCLRHMRPPATYLPSGAFL from the coding sequence GTGTTGATCAGGCCGATGCGTGACGACGACATCGGGGCAGCGCGTGCGCTCACCCACGAGGCGCTGCAGCGGAGCCGCGCGGCCACCCGTCCGGCCGCGCTGCCGGCTCCCCCGTCCGGCCCGCCGACACCTGACTGGAGCGGGCGCTGGGAACGCCGCGCCAAGCACCTGCTGCGGCACGACGCCGACGGGTGCTGGGTCGCCGAAGCCGACGGCGGAAGCAGGGGCGGCAGCAACGTGGTCGGGGTGGCGATGTCGCTGCGCCGGGAGAAGCTGTGGGGCCTGTCGGCCTACTTCGTCCACCCGCAGGCGCAGAGCGCGGGGGTCGGAGCGGCACTGCTGGACGCCGCCCTCGGCTACAGCCAGGGCTGCCTGCGCGGCATCATCATCTCCACCGCCGACCCCCGAGCCGCCCGCCGCTACCGGCTCGCCGGCTTCACGCTGCACCCGACCATCCGGATCGCCGGTTCGGTCGATCGTTCGGCACTGCCGGTGGTGGACGGTGTACGTACGGGCGGGCCCGGCGACCAGGACCTGTGCGACTCGGTGGACCGGCGGGTACGCGGAGCCGCGCACGGCGTCGACCACGAGTTCCTGTGCGCGGAGTACGGCCTGCTGGTGTCGGACACCCTCACCGGGAGCGGCTACTGCTTCGTCGACCCGTCCGGGTCACCGGTGATGCTGGCCGCCACCAGCCGAAAGATCGCCCAGCGGCTGCTGTGGGGAGCGCTGGCGGTGTCGCCGCAGGGCGCGGACGTCCACATCGACTACCTCACCGCCGACCAGGAGTGGGCCGTCGACGTGGCCCTGGCGGCCGGGCTGTCCCTGCGTACCGAGGGCTACCTGTGCCTGCGGCACATGCGCCCGCCCGCGACGTACCTGCCGTCCGGCGCGTTCCTCTGA
- a CDS encoding PspA/IM30 family protein — protein sequence MGILNRFAMIFRAKANKAMDRAEDPRETLDYSYTKQLEMLQKVRRGVADVATSRKRLELQMNQLNQQSNKLKDQAQKALSMGREDLAREALTRRSGVEQQIGDLSTQHATLQGEEEKLTLAAQRLQTKVEAFRTKKETIKATYTAAEAQTRVGEAFTGISEEMGDVNLAVQRAEDKTAELQARSGAIDELLASGALDDVTGTSKDDISLELERMASGNDVESELAAMKAQLGGGSAPAREIEGQATPGEEASPSATQQSAQPAPDRPQRQGEGS from the coding sequence ATGGGTATTCTCAACCGCTTCGCGATGATCTTCCGCGCGAAGGCCAACAAGGCGATGGACCGCGCCGAAGACCCGCGCGAGACGCTCGACTACTCCTACACGAAGCAGCTGGAAATGCTCCAGAAGGTCCGGCGTGGTGTGGCTGACGTCGCGACCAGCCGCAAGCGGCTCGAGCTGCAGATGAACCAGCTCAACCAGCAGTCGAACAAGCTCAAGGACCAGGCGCAGAAGGCGCTGTCGATGGGGCGGGAGGATCTCGCTCGCGAGGCGCTCACCCGCCGGTCCGGCGTGGAGCAGCAGATCGGCGACCTCAGCACGCAGCACGCCACGCTCCAGGGCGAGGAGGAGAAGCTCACCCTCGCGGCGCAGCGCCTGCAGACCAAGGTCGAGGCGTTCCGCACCAAGAAGGAGACCATCAAGGCCACCTACACCGCGGCCGAGGCGCAGACCCGGGTGGGCGAGGCGTTCACCGGTATCTCCGAGGAGATGGGCGACGTCAACCTCGCCGTGCAGCGGGCCGAGGACAAGACGGCCGAGCTGCAGGCCCGTTCCGGTGCGATCGACGAACTGCTGGCCTCCGGTGCGCTGGACGACGTCACCGGCACCAGCAAGGACGACATCTCCCTGGAGCTGGAGCGCATGGCGTCGGGCAACGACGTCGAGAGCGAGCTGGCCGCGATGAAGGCCCAGCTCGGTGGGGGCTCGGCACCGGCCAGGGAGATCGAAGGACAGGCCACCCCCGGCGAGGAGGCATCGCCGTCCGCGACGCAGCAGTCCGCCCAGCCCGCACCGGACCGGCCACAAAGGCAGGGTGAGGGATCGTGA
- a CDS encoding DUF3043 domain-containing protein encodes MFRRRTTTEAPAETATEPTPSTKVAGAGGKGRPTPKRREAEQARKTRVSAPRDRKEAVRQQREKSRSERARMQQAMATGDERYLPARDKGPVRRFVRDYVDSRRTPAEYLLPYFLVIFIFMTLPMPQVRVVATYLWLVAIIIVPLDLLLLGRRLKKRLREEFPNDSHRGALSYGIMRSTQIRRLRMPKPQVKPGGEKISA; translated from the coding sequence GTGTTCCGACGCCGTACGACAACCGAGGCCCCCGCCGAGACGGCCACCGAGCCGACGCCGTCCACCAAGGTCGCCGGCGCCGGCGGCAAGGGACGCCCCACGCCCAAGCGCCGCGAGGCCGAGCAGGCCCGCAAGACGCGGGTCAGCGCGCCGCGCGACCGCAAGGAGGCGGTCCGCCAGCAGCGGGAGAAGTCACGCTCGGAGCGGGCCAGGATGCAGCAGGCGATGGCCACCGGCGACGAGCGCTACCTCCCGGCGCGGGACAAGGGCCCGGTCCGGAGGTTCGTCCGCGACTACGTCGACTCCCGGCGCACCCCGGCGGAGTACCTCCTGCCGTACTTCCTGGTCATCTTCATCTTCATGACCCTGCCGATGCCGCAGGTGCGGGTGGTGGCGACCTACCTCTGGCTGGTGGCGATCATCATCGTGCCGCTGGACCTGCTCCTGCTGGGGCGGCGGCTGAAGAAGCGGCTGCGCGAGGAGTTCCCCAACGACAGCCACCGCGGCGCGCTGTCGTACGGCATCATGCGGTCGACGCAGATCCGCCGGCTGCGGATGCCCAAGCCGCAGGTCAAGCCCGGCGGGGAGAAGATCTCCGCCTAG
- a CDS encoding CehA/McbA family metallohydrolase yields the protein MTLSPETPDTPPAVPDPANTRRDDFLTQVLSGRLEPGTPDWVYLPVDVPPGVTELAVRYDYDRPAAPPGVPGNALDIGIFDPRGHRVEDRAGFRGWSGGARDEFVLSASGATPGYLPGPIQPGTWHIALGPYTVAPQGLAYRVEVTARTGDPGPPFVPSPAPLRAAGRGPAWYRGDLHTHTVHSDGVREPAELLASARAAGLDFVVSTEHNTTSAHGIWGHHVPDDLLVVNGEEVTTRNGHLVVAGLPAGTWVDWRFRAVDGVLPRVVEMLHGFGGLAIAAHPFCPYVGCAWKFGFAEVDVVEVWNGPWTPDDEVSLRQWDAALVADAEGRWLPAVGSSDTHAHDDAVGLGQTVVWAEDLTRDAILAGVRAGRSYVAESAAVEVTFGASADGRAVGIGERLPVASDTPVELAVTVRGVRNGFVRFVSDEGILAQLPLPALAPPESGAGSDPADDPRSGVEAQAEVDVEPWRVTWTTTAAVSKYVRVEVRHTSPQPAVFEGMAAFTNPIFLDADDPAGQS from the coding sequence GTGACGCTCTCCCCGGAAACCCCGGACACCCCGCCCGCCGTGCCCGACCCCGCGAACACCCGGCGGGACGACTTCCTCACCCAGGTCCTCTCGGGCCGGCTGGAGCCCGGTACGCCGGACTGGGTCTACCTGCCCGTCGACGTACCGCCCGGCGTGACCGAGCTCGCCGTCCGCTACGACTACGACCGTCCCGCCGCACCGCCCGGGGTGCCCGGCAACGCACTCGACATCGGCATCTTCGACCCGCGCGGGCACCGCGTCGAGGACCGGGCCGGGTTCCGCGGCTGGTCCGGCGGCGCGCGCGACGAGTTCGTCCTCTCCGCCTCCGGCGCGACCCCGGGCTACCTGCCCGGACCGATCCAGCCCGGCACGTGGCACATCGCGCTCGGCCCTTACACCGTCGCGCCGCAGGGTCTCGCCTACCGGGTCGAGGTCACCGCTCGTACCGGCGACCCCGGGCCGCCGTTCGTCCCGAGCCCCGCCCCGCTCCGGGCCGCGGGCCGCGGGCCGGCGTGGTACCGCGGCGACCTGCACACGCACACCGTCCACTCCGACGGCGTACGCGAACCGGCCGAACTCCTCGCCTCCGCGCGGGCCGCCGGGCTGGACTTCGTCGTCTCCACCGAGCACAACACGACCTCCGCCCACGGCATCTGGGGCCACCACGTGCCGGACGACCTGCTGGTGGTGAACGGCGAGGAGGTCACCACCCGCAACGGTCACCTGGTGGTGGCCGGCCTGCCCGCGGGCACCTGGGTCGACTGGCGGTTCCGGGCCGTGGACGGCGTGCTCCCCCGCGTGGTCGAGATGCTGCACGGGTTCGGCGGGCTGGCGATCGCGGCCCATCCCTTCTGCCCGTACGTCGGCTGTGCCTGGAAGTTCGGCTTCGCCGAGGTGGACGTGGTGGAGGTGTGGAACGGCCCGTGGACCCCCGACGACGAGGTGTCGCTGCGGCAGTGGGACGCGGCGCTGGTCGCGGACGCCGAAGGCCGCTGGCTGCCGGCCGTCGGCAGCAGCGACACCCACGCCCACGACGACGCGGTCGGGCTGGGCCAGACGGTGGTGTGGGCCGAGGACCTGACGCGGGACGCGATCCTCGCCGGCGTGCGCGCGGGCCGCAGTTACGTCGCGGAGTCGGCCGCGGTGGAGGTGACGTTCGGCGCCAGTGCCGACGGGCGGGCCGTCGGCATCGGTGAGCGGCTGCCAGTGGCGTCCGACACTCCGGTCGAGCTCGCGGTGACGGTCCGAGGTGTCCGGAACGGGTTCGTCCGGTTCGTCTCCGACGAGGGGATTCTTGCCCAACTGCCGCTGCCGGCGCTCGCCCCGCCGGAATCGGGCGCGGGATCGGACCCGGCCGACGACCCTCGATCCGGGGTCGAGGCTCAAGCTGAGGTCGACGTGGAGCCTTGGCGGGTCACCTGGACCACCACTGCCGCGGTCTCGAAGTACGTCCGGGTGGAGGTACGCCACACCTCCCCCCAGCCGGCCGTGTTCGAGGGCATGGCGGCGTTCACCAACCCGATCTTCCTGGACGCCGACGACCCGGCAGGGCAAAGCTGA
- a CDS encoding iron-sulfur cluster assembly accessory protein: MTIQGDVTQQDQQADGVVLTDAAASKVKSLLEQEGRDDLRLRLAVQPGGCSGLRYQLFFDERDLDGDTVREFGGVGVVVDRMSVPYLQGAVIDFVDTIEKQGFTIDNPSATSSCACGDSFH, from the coding sequence ATGACCATTCAGGGCGACGTGACCCAGCAGGACCAGCAGGCCGACGGCGTGGTGCTCACCGACGCGGCCGCGTCCAAGGTCAAGAGCCTCCTCGAGCAGGAGGGTCGGGACGATCTTCGACTGCGACTCGCCGTGCAGCCCGGTGGCTGTTCGGGCCTGCGCTACCAGCTCTTCTTCGACGAGCGCGACCTGGACGGCGACACGGTTCGTGAGTTCGGGGGCGTCGGTGTGGTCGTCGACCGGATGAGCGTTCCCTACCTGCAGGGTGCGGTGATCGATTTCGTCGACACCATCGAGAAGCAGGGCTTCACCATCGACAACCCCAGCGCCACCAGCTCCTGCGCCTGCGGCGACTCGTTCCACTGA